The segment CAATGGCTACATCCAATGCTACCATCAACACCATCACTATAAATCTCTTTTTATACACCATTTTGTCATtatcattttcatgttttttggaTGTATACATCAAATCCTTTTTCGGATGTCTTTGATTACAACTTTTGCGAATTAAAAAGGATTTgagaatatttaaattcaaagaTATAATGTTTGTAAATTTTAGGTAGCAAGTTCAGTACACCATGAGGTAAAACTatgtaactattttttttttttcatatttaatgcaTTTAGCTTTTCTTCCTCTAATCCTACGAtttttacacacacacacacacacatatatatatatatatatatatatatatatatatatatatatatatatattataatatatatatatatatattcaattaaatCATGTATGTCTCTCCAATTCAATGCTATTCATTAATTGATCTCAATAAAAACATATAcaacaattaaaatttaaatttttaggttAATATCGCAGGAGACATATTCGGCCTCTAGGTAATACACGGCGTCAGATCGAAGTCTCACTAGCCATTGTTCCGATCATGTGCCACAGAGAACCACCATCGTTTCCCCGTCTCTCGTCTCTCCTGACACCTACTAGTAAGTGGTAGCTGAGTCTGCCAGAGTCTTGCAGTTTTATAGGAGTGGCAGAAGGACACGATGGACGCACTGTGAACTCTAAAAATGGTACTTGTCAGACCCCTGAACTCGCCTTTTCTCCCACTGTATCCCGACCAATTCAACCTCCAAACACCATCTAAGACACCTCACCACATCTCCAACCTTGTTAGAGTAACATCCCCAGTTTCATGCAGCTTGAGGTTTCAAAAGTTCAATTATAACCCAATTCAGAAATGGAGTTCTAAACCTCTTTCGACAAAAATTCAGACTTTTGTCAGCATTTCGTTCGCTAATAACGTCATTAGGGAGTATACTGAGGATGGGttctttgatgatgcaattgGGGTTTATCTTAAAATGCTTGATGATGGTGTCAAGGTCGAGGAGTTTCGGTATTTTCCGTGTTTGATTAAGGCGTTTGGTGGACTTTGTGATATATACAAGGGCAGGCAGATTCATGGGCATGTGTTGAAATTAGGGGTTTTAGACGATGTTTCGGTTGTGAATTCGCTTTTGACCATGTACTGGAAATGTGGGGTGGTTGAGGACGCAGTTCAAATGTTTGAGAAAATGCCTGAGGTGGATTTAGTTTCATGGAATACAATGATATCTGGGTTTCAGAAATCAATAGACTACACTCGTTCACTGATGTTTTTTAGGTCGATGGTGTGGGAATTTGGCATATATCCAAATCGAGTAGCCTGTGTTTCGTCTATATTATCGTGTTCCTCTCTTCGGTCGTTAACTCATGGGCGAGAGATTCACGGTGTTGTGGTAAAGAGCGGGTTGGATGTTGAAGAATATTTGGTTAGTTCACTGATTGAAATGTACATGAAATGTGGAAGTATTAAGAATgcagaaaacatttttaatagcATTCTTGATAAAGATTCAGTGAGACGGAATGCAGTGATATGGAACGTGATGATTTCAGGTTATGTTTCTAATGGTTGTTTTTCCCAGGCACTGTTGTTGTTTATAAAGATGATGGTGTGGGGAATAAAACCAGATTATTCAACAATGgtttctctattttctctctGCTCTGAGTCACTGGATATAGCATTTGGAAAGCAAATCCATGgctttattttcaaatttggacTCAAGAATAATGTAAGAGTTGAAACAGCCCTTTTGGACATGTACTTAAAATGTGGTGATATGGGAACGGGTTTAAAAATATTCAGAAGGTCTCAAAATCATAACCTCATTATGTGGAGTGCTGTCATTTCTAATTGTGCTCAGAGTGGTTGTCCAACCGAGGCATTGGAATTGTTCTATGAATTTAAAATGGAAGATGGCCTTGCAGATTCTGGCATACTTGTGGCAGTACTACGGGCATGTTCCTCCTTGACTCTTAAGCCTGAAGGTATGCAAATTCATGGATTGGCAACAAAAATGGGGTTTGTTTCTGATGTTTTTGTTGGCAGTGCATTAGTTGATCTGTATGCAAAGTGCAGAGATATGGGGTATTCTAAAAAAGTTTTTCTTAGATTATCCCAAAAGGATCTGGTTTCGTGGAATGCTCTTATAAGTGGGTATGCTCAAGATGAGTGTGCGGATGAAGCTTTAAAGGCGTTCCGTGATATGCAATTAGAAGAAATTAGACCCAATACTGTAACAATTGCATGCATTCTTTCAGTTTGTGCTCGCCTGTCTGTCATGACCCTTTGTAAAGAGGTTCATGGTTACCTTATACGACAAGGGCTTGAGACCACTGTTCTTGTAAGCAATTCCCTAATAGCTACCTATGCCAAATGTGGGGACATAAATAGTTCTTTGTATACATTTGAGAAAATGCCTGAAAGAAATGATGTTTCATGGAATTCAATTATATTGGGGATGGGGATGCATAGCCGCATGGATGAAATGattgttttatttgataaaatggTAGCATCAGGCATCAAGCCTGACCATGTGACATTTACAGCTATTCTTTCTGCATGCAGCCATGCAGGGAGGGTAGATGAGGGctgtaaatattttaaaagcatGGTTGAAGACTTCAATCTCAAACCTCAACTTGAACAGTATACTTGCATGGTTGATCTTCTTGGCCGAGCTGGTCATCTAAACCAAGCATATGACCTGATAATGGCCATGCCTTGTACACCAGATGATCGGATATGGGGATCTTTGCTTGGATCTTGCAAAAATCATGGTGATGAAATTTTGGCTGAAATTGTTGCGAATCACATATTCAAACTTGTTCCTTCTAGTGTTGGTTATCGTGTCCTCCTTgcaaatttatatgaaaattttgggaAGGGAAGGGAAGGTTCTAAGGTTAGATCAGAAATAAAAGATATGGGACTTAAAAAGAAGCCAGGATGCAGTTGGATTGAAGTTGACAACAATTTTCACATATTTATTGCAGGTGATCGGTCACATTCTCAGTCAGATGAGATTTATGCTGCTGTAGAAAGTTTGACAACAGAGATCAAGAGAGCAGGATATATTCCTCAGATATATAGTTATTGATGAGCTTAATAAGTCTGTTGATGAGGGTCACTTTTCAAGCAATGACACTGGGCTATTTTTGGGTGATGGTGAAAAGTGTaaccaaactttttttttcaataataatgaCGACTTGGTGCTCAGTCAATAGCATGGGTGGTAACTACTGTTTGCATGGTTGGAAATTGTGATGAGAATCAACAATATGGATGGCAGTTTGGAAAGTATCCCTGATGCTCATGTCAGTGCTGTTCACGTATGTTACCGACTGCTTGGCTTTTCCTTGTTCCTCCAATTTCTAGGGTGAGTTTTTCAACACCAGTTTTGGAACTTCCTTATAGTTGAATAATAGTTATAATCCATGTccacattttccttagcatAAAATATTCTAcatcttttttcttattgaaaCAGAAAAGAGcatggccttttttttttttttttttttttgcaacttaTGCTTCCAAAGCTATAATACTAGGTTTTTTAGCAGTTACACTGATCTGTATAGATTTCTTTGCTCATCCTTCCTTTTTAGTGTTAATTCTTCATATTCCAATCTAGTTGATGTTAAGTTTTGTGGagcctaatttttatttaaagggtATTTTAGATATTCCACACATTTATTAGTTTGTCCTAATTTTCTCATTATATAAGGGATTATTAGGGTGATCGTTTTTAGGGTGAGTGTGTGAGAAAATAGAGGAGTGGTATTAAGCTTGAGGTGACTGTATGTTTCTTTCAGATCATAGTGGAAATTTTGCAGTGGCAAAGTGGACGTAGCTCTCACATTGAAagtgaaccactataaatcttgtgtGTGCTCTATCTATTTTCTGTTTCTTGTGTGTTATTGCTCGCGTAAATAGAGATTTTCTCCCAATAGTTGAAAGATTATTACACAACTTTGCTATGGCCCTTATCGTTTGCATCAAGCATCTAGATATGAGACCATATATATGCATTGTCTCATCATATATGAAGGACCAAACTGGATATTTGGCTAGGAATTTCAAAGATGATCACAAagtctttgattttcttttccatgtgtttattaatattaatgaatatattttgctattctatttaattttatttacttgcCTATCCTGATGTAGTAGCACTAGGAGGGCATGTAATGGCTTCTGGAGGGAAGCATCAAATCCCTAATTTGGTTGTAGGTCCTTCTTAATGAGCGTTATCACCTCTCATTATAATTAGATATTCCATACCAACCATAATCCGGCTGCAGTTCAATCTGTAATCAGCAGTTACAGTAAGTAGCTCTGATATACAACACATTATTGGGCTGGTTTCATGGTCAAAGAAGTAGTCCATGTTGTTTTGATTGAATCAACTTGAGCATCTTTTTATGATTGGATGTGGATGTGTACCAGTATTGCTTGAGCAGTGTCTTAGTGCACCCCTTCATCATTGAGCAGTTCTTATAATTCTCATTGTGCAAtcaatagatttaaaaaattgtgGGCTATATATAGCTCGCActtttcatttctcatttcgCCTTATAGCATATcttctaatttatatttttgcaATGGGCTTTTTCCCTCACATAAAAATCCACAGGACATTTGCATAACCCATGATATAGTTCATGTACCACCCCCTGTTGCAATTCATCCACTCTCTGCAATCTAGCCTTTGCTCATTTGTGTATGGCACCCACTAATGAATTGATGTGATGTGTCCTTTTTCTCAGACCGCAAGGTAGCTCAGCCTTGCATGCAAATATCTGTATGTGCTCCTTTTTGCTGCCAAAACACCAAGTGGGTGTTGGTGCTACTATTGGAACATAATGCAAGTGCTGCTACAATTTCAACCTGCTGTCCATGTGCATCTGACTGAGCTGATAAGCATATGCTCTTGCATAATTGGGCAATACGGCTGTGTTTAAATGACAGCTTGGACAAGTTTGAGAGGATACTATACACAAGCTCTGACTTTGCACTGATTGCAGTGAGTTCATAAATGAATTCCACTTGTTTTGCtgctttcttattttgttctgAATTGGATTTTGTTGAACACTTATGGCTTCAAGAGATTCTACTGCCCTAATGTCCCTACATGTGCTGATTCTTCTGCTATTCCTGTCCTTTTAAGCGGAGTTTGGTGAATTTTGTGCTGTCAACTGTAGGATGTTCCTAAAATCACAAAGGCTTTCATTAACAGAAGAAAATAAGGTATTGAAGTTGAAACTTACCATACACTTGCTTCAATTGAAGTATCAtccatataatttaatttgatttaaattggGACTGAATTCAGTGTGATTCTTTGACAGAACTTTGCATGTTGGCTGGTGTGGATGGTGAGTTAAGATGCTCAGATTTTCCATACTGAAGTTAATCCCAAAAGGACTCTTCATGAGATCATGCTTACACCATCTCCTTGAATATGGTTCCCTTgtgttttgaatttttctgtTCTACACAGGTCACTCTTTCCAGAGTTTTTATAATTCCCTAATTTTTCAGAGAACTTAGTTACGATTAGACATACAATTCTTTGTTTTCCTCTACTTGGTTTTATTCTGTAACAGTGCTTGCTGCTTTGATTTCTGTATCTGATTTGTGCTGTTCACCTGAACAAACCCCATAGGTGTTTCCCTCCCCTTAACGCCCTCCATGTCTAATGTGCTTAGTTGAATGTGTTGCTGCTTTCATGGCCTTGCTCTAGCCTGATTGGCCATATACTTTCATGCCACTAATTCACACATCCTCCAACACCttctttgtttccattttttctccTTTACTACATTCCTTCTTTCCTTGTAATGATAATCTGCTAACTGTCTATAATATATTGAAATGTCCCTAGAATGGGCAGTGGGAAGTAGCTATATAAGGTGTAACCCAGCACCAACATCCACAACAATTCATACAAAAATGTGCCCATCAACATTTAGGTGACACTTTGAATGAAACCAACCCCTGACCACAATGTACCACCAGCCTAGGGTCTACCATACTGAAAACCCACCCAAGCTACATTAATAGGAAGCGACTCGCCATCCATTTTGAAGTAGAAGATAAGTATTAGGACCATACCTATATCTGGGACACTGCACAGGCGCATTTTAGTTCAATTCTGGTTGTTGTCAATGCTGTCTTattcaataattaatttcttgTCAATTCATTTCATTGTTAGTGGTCTTTGCTTCATTTACAGCTTTTTCTAGATGATCAATTTTTAACTTCTATACCAcctttaaatcttatttattttttttattttttgtattttttataataataaaattattatttttaatgttcttcttccttttcttaatactttcctACAACCAGACATAACATAGTTGTTTAGAATTTTTCCATATCCAATTCATCTTAACAAAAGCTTAAATTCAAAATCCAGTTAGGTTCTCTTAAACATGCACAATTTGATTCCTTCcctattaaatgaaaaataaaaactaggaAGTAAAAGTCCAAACAGATTAAAAGAAGATGCTTAAATCATAAAGTGGTGGCAATACAATATCAGGAGGCTTGCTTTAAAGTACAATTATTTCTGAAAACATTTTAGAAAGGCATAAAGTACATGAGGCAGCTGTCTACTGGACCAACCACCATTAAATGATTGGTATGCAACTAGGACCAcccaatttaattaaatcataCTTTCTTCATCTCATGGAGTCTCATAGTATCCCATCCCTGAATAAATGCTCCCAATCTCCACATCCACAGTGAGTACTAAAACCTTAATATTTGAACTCGAATGTTTGTATAATTTGAGAATGATGTGTTTTAACTTTCCTCTCATCATCATAGAAGAAAGAAGCCGATCAAATTGTTGAAAAAGGTGGAAACATtgtctaattaatcaaaacaaaTACAACATACAATAAGCTTTGACCAATATGGTGGAAGTAGATCGATATTACAACCCAAAATCCCCCATCCTCCACTTATTTCATTCAACCCCAGATCAAGAATCTAATCAACCCACTCACCCACCCACCACCTATgcccatttttctctttctttcttctttcctgcTATTAAATATTGTCCTATATTACATCATTGCTTAATATAATATAACCATCACAACCATCCTTATCATACCTTGATGTCATCGTTGTTTACAGTTTGAGAGTTGACATCAAGGAGGGTCTCTAGTGATCTGGCTTTTCTGTTGCGGACCTTGCCTGCTTCTTTTAACAACTCAGCCAACCTCCTCTTCTCGTCGTCCACATCTGGATTTGCTGTCCCAAGCTTTTCCTCCCTCATCCCCACTACATGTTCCAAGATTTCAATTGCATCATCCAATCTGTGAAAGAATCAGAAACTGGACATTAGAAAAACAAGACTACGAATAAGCCAATTTGTACGGTTTTCATACCATCATACTAATTTAGTTTTCCTTGGTGAAGTTGTAGTTCTTGAATTTTGCTCAATTTTAGCCATTGCATGAGTTTGGGGCCTTCTAAAAAGACAATAGATGAAGAAAATCGGATGCCATACCTTCCAACCGCGTCATAAGTTCCAGCTAGGTTGCTATATACGCCCAGTGTGTCAGGGTGATATGGTCCATACTCTTGTTCCAAGATATCCCTGGCCTCTTCAAACAATTCTGCAGCCTCATTTATGGCATAACGCTGCACACAAGCCAGCCCCATTTGATTCAGAGCAATCCCAAAGAAGGCAGATTTCTTCTCTCCACTTGCACGGAGCTTTGAAATGGCATTCTTGAAGGAGTTGTAAGAATCAGAGTAGTTCCCCAACATATAATACATCACCCCCATCTGGGC is part of the Vitis riparia cultivar Riparia Gloire de Montpellier isolate 1030 chromosome 17, EGFV_Vit.rip_1.0, whole genome shotgun sequence genome and harbors:
- the LOC117934465 gene encoding pentatricopeptide repeat-containing protein At2g03380, mitochondrial-like isoform X2, whose protein sequence is MVLVRPLNSPFLPLYPDQFNLQTPSKTPHHISNLVRVTSPVSCSLRFQKFNYNPIQKWSSKPLSTKIQTFVSISFANNVIREYTEDGFFDDAIGVYLKMLDDGVKVEEFRYFPCLIKAFGGLCDIYKGRQIHGHVLKLGVLDDVSVVNSLLTMYWKCGVVEDAVQMFEKMPEVDLVSWNTMISGFQKSIDYTRSLMFFRSMVWEFGIYPNRVACVSSILSCSSLRSLTHGREIHGVVVKSGLDVEEYLVSSLIEMYMKCGSIKNAENIFNSILDKDSVRRNAVIWNVMISGYVSNGCFSQALLLFIKMMVWGIKPDYSTMVSLFSLCSESLDIAFGKQIHGFIFKFGLKNNVRVETALLDMYLKCGDMGTGLKIFRRSQNHNLIMWSAVISNCAQSGCPTEALELFYEFKMEDGLADSGILVAVLRACSSLTLKPEGMQIHGLATKMGFVSDVFVGSALVDLYAKCRDMGYSKKVFLRLSQKDLVSWNALISGYAQDECADEALKAFRDMQLEEIRPNTVTIACILSVCARLSVMTLCKEVHGYLIRQGLETTVLVSNSLIATYAKCGDINSSLYTFEKMPERNDVSWNSIILGMGMHSRMDEMIVLFDKMVASGIKPDHVTFTAILSACSHAGRVDEGCKYFKSMVEDFNLKPQLEQYTCMVDLLGRAGHLNQAYDLIMAMPCTPDDRIWGSLLGSCKNHGDEILAEIVANHIFKLVPSSVGYRVLLANLYENFGKGREGSKVIGHILSQMRFMLL
- the LOC117934465 gene encoding pentatricopeptide repeat-containing protein At4g21300-like isoform X3: MVLVRPLNSPFLPLYPDQFNLQTPSKTPHHISNLVRVTSPVSCSLRFQKFNYNPIQKWSSKPLSTKIQTFVSISFANNVIREYTEDGFFDDAIGVYLKMLDDGVKVEEFRYFPCLIKAFGGLCDIYKGRQIHGHVLKLGVLDDVSVVNSLLTMYWKCGVVEDAVQMFEKMPEVDLVSWNTMISGFQKSIDYTRSLMFFRSMVWEFGIYPNRVACVSSILSCSSLRSLTHGREIHGVVVKSGLDVEEYLVSSLIEMYMKCGSIKNAENIFNSILDKDSVRRNAVIWNVMISGYVSNGCFSQALLLFIKMMVWGIKPDYSTMVSLFSLCSESLDIAFGKQIHGFIFKFGLKNNVRVETALLDMYLKCGDMGTGLKIFRRSQNHNLIMWSAVISNCAQSGCPTEALELFYEFKMEDGLADSGILVAVLRACSSLTLKPEGMQIHGLATKMGFVSDVFVGSALVDLYAKCRDMGYSKKVFLRLSQKDLVSWNALISGYAQDECADEALKAFRDMQLEEIRPNTVTIACILSVCARLSVMTLCKEVHGYLIRQGLETTVLVSNSLIATYAKCGDINSSLYTFEKMPERNDVSWNSIILGMGMHSRMDEMIVLFDKMVASGIKPDHVTFTAILSACSHAGRVDEGCKYFKSMVEDFNLKPQLEQYTCMVDLLGRAGHLNQAYDLIMAMPCTPDDRIWGSLLGSCKNHGDRSHSQSDEIYAAVESLTTEIKRAGYIPQIYSY
- the LOC117934465 gene encoding pentatricopeptide repeat-containing protein At4g21300-like isoform X1; translated protein: MVLVRPLNSPFLPLYPDQFNLQTPSKTPHHISNLVRVTSPVSCSLRFQKFNYNPIQKWSSKPLSTKIQTFVSISFANNVIREYTEDGFFDDAIGVYLKMLDDGVKVEEFRYFPCLIKAFGGLCDIYKGRQIHGHVLKLGVLDDVSVVNSLLTMYWKCGVVEDAVQMFEKMPEVDLVSWNTMISGFQKSIDYTRSLMFFRSMVWEFGIYPNRVACVSSILSCSSLRSLTHGREIHGVVVKSGLDVEEYLVSSLIEMYMKCGSIKNAENIFNSILDKDSVRRNAVIWNVMISGYVSNGCFSQALLLFIKMMVWGIKPDYSTMVSLFSLCSESLDIAFGKQIHGFIFKFGLKNNVRVETALLDMYLKCGDMGTGLKIFRRSQNHNLIMWSAVISNCAQSGCPTEALELFYEFKMEDGLADSGILVAVLRACSSLTLKPEGMQIHGLATKMGFVSDVFVGSALVDLYAKCRDMGYSKKVFLRLSQKDLVSWNALISGYAQDECADEALKAFRDMQLEEIRPNTVTIACILSVCARLSVMTLCKEVHGYLIRQGLETTVLVSNSLIATYAKCGDINSSLYTFEKMPERNDVSWNSIILGMGMHSRMDEMIVLFDKMVASGIKPDHVTFTAILSACSHAGRVDEGCKYFKSMVEDFNLKPQLEQYTCMVDLLGRAGHLNQAYDLIMAMPCTPDDRIWGSLLGSCKNHGDEILAEIVANHIFKLVPSSVGYRVLLANLYENFGKGREGSKVRSEIKDMGLKKKPGCSWIEVDNNFHIFIAGDRSHSQSDEIYAAVESLTTEIKRAGYIPQIYSY